A genomic region of Fusarium oxysporum Fo47 chromosome VI, complete sequence contains the following coding sequences:
- a CDS encoding Utp14 protein-domain-containing protein translates to MGGRQAHGRPLVAAPKAKAGNKKSKARSQKNALDAFGIAQENFAPRQKRTPRARELDAEIERKHGRDEEEDDEEEEEEEPQRKKVKRPSRPTNDDADDGSDSEGNEWRLGGLREDDEDSEIESDDAFGDSDEDKFEGYTFGGSKTTQREDDDSEDDSQDDEGETLGADAIDLATALDQFEESDDEPVQKDHSGSSESDDDASDESEEDDESDDDESDDEEASPEKLEALQGMIKGYGGQKDDEDDKPKSKAKISLADLGMTGINDVNVKKSMKLMSKEEKEKRPGASKKLAVPLARRQQDQLDRSAAYEKTNETLDRWNDTVKQNRRAEHLMFPLPQNSATAGLDTTEIQPLNVSKPSNELESAIMSIMEQSGLTMEKPQKPKEKDYDEEGNELTRKEALARKRMERELNSREAKRAKRIKKIKSKAYHRVHRKQRERDEMATKEAMEEAGEIDSEAEREAQDRRRALERVGQRHKESKWAKIGSKTKRAVWDDDFRAGLTEMARKDEELRRRKEGRAGGSDDSSESDSDSDGGDASLRRQLAALEEEEDEPQKGLMGMKFMQKAEAAKKEANDALIKQIRRELDGEEFDGSADELEEVGRRQYGAADGQPFKPALEKSTKVSKKRKSEDADDDDDDDDNVIITTNGAGINPAIPNITSLSEPASSGTTGAWSRGETRRKKKGQSNTNIGDLDLTSNVLVASKPSKSKSKSKTQTTEDASDVESETDLHLPMAIRDQEMVARAFAGEDVVGDFEDEKTAIAEEEDDKVIDNTLPGWGSWVGDGVSAKEKKRHQGRFLTKVDGIKKKDRKDAKLDKVIINEKRIKKNDRYLASQLPHPFESRQQYERSLRLPVGPEWQTKETFQDSTKPRVLMKQGIIAPMSKPTI, encoded by the exons ATGGGCGGAAGACAGGCTCACGGGCGACCCCTTGTCGCAGCCCCCAAAGCCAAGGCCGGCAACAAAAAGTCCAAGGCGAGATCACAGAAGAATGCGCTCGATGCATTCGGTATCGCACAGGAGAATTTTGCGCCGAGACAGAAGCGAACGCCTCGAGCACGAGAATTAGACGCTGAAATCGAGCGAAAGCATGGTcgcgacgaagaagaggacgacgaggaagaggaagaggaggagccgcagagaaagaaggtcaagagaCCTAGTCGGCCAACAAACGACGATGCCGATGATGGAAGCGATAGTGAAGGAAACGAATGGCGACTGGGAGGTCTAAgagaggatgacgaggattCGGAGATTGAGAGCGACGATGCGTTTGGCGACAGTGATGAAGACAAGTTCGAGGGTTACACGTTCGGCGGCAGCAAAACAACACAGCGTGAG GACGATGACTCAGAGGACGATTCCCAAGACGACGAGGGTGAAACACTCGGCGCAGATGCTATCGATCTAGCAACAGCTCTGGACCAATTCGAGGAGTCAGACGATGAACCCGTGCAGAAAGATCACTCCGGATCGTCAGAGTCTGATGACGATGCATCCGACGAAtcggaagaagatgacgaaagtgacgatgacgagagtgacgatgaggaagCCAGTCCggagaagctcgaggccCTTCAAGGCATGATCAAAGGATATGGAGGTCAAAaggacgatgaggacgacaAGCCCAAGTCAAAAGCTAAGATCAGTCTTGCTGATTTAGGAATGACGGGCATCAACGACGTCAACGTAAAGAAATCtatgaagctgatgagcaaagaggagaaggagaagcgtCCCGGTGCTTCCAAGAAGCTGGCTGTGCCTTTGGCAAGGAGACAGCAAGACCAACTTGATCGAAGTGCAGCCTACGAAAAGACCAATGAAACCCTGGATCGATGGAACGACACCGTTAAGCAAAACCGAAGAGCTGAGCATCTTATGTTTCCTCTGCCTCAGAACTCAGCGACTGCCGGTCTCGATACTACCGAGATACAGCCTCTTAATGTGTCAAAACCTAGCAACGAGCTTGAGTCTGCTATTATGTCCATCATGGAGCAGAGCGGTCTCACAATGGAAAAGCCACAAAAGCCAAAGGAGAAGGACTATGATGAAGAGGGCAATGAGCTCACCCGCAAGGAAGCTCTTGCACGCAAGCGTATGGAACGCGAGCTCAACTCTCGAGAGGCTAAACGAGCCAAGcgcatcaagaagatcaagagcaAGGCATACCACCGTGTGCACAGAAAGCAGCGTGAACGCGATGAAATGGCTACAAAGGAGGCTATGGAAGAGGCCGGCGAGATTGACTCTGAAGCAGAGCGTGAAGCGCAAGATCGTCGACGAGCGCTGGAGCGTGTTGGCCAGCGACACAAGGAGAGCAAGTGGGCCAAGATTGGCTCCAAGACAAAGCGGGCCGTATGGGACGACGACTTCCGCGCTGGTCTGACTGAGATGGCACGTAAGGACGAGGAGCTTCGAAGGAGAAAGGAGGGTCGTGCTGGCGGCTCTGACGATTCGTCTGAATCAGATAGTGACTCTGATGGTGGCGACGCCTCCCTGCGTCGACAGCTGGCGGctcttgaggaagaagaggatgaacCTCAGAAGGGTCTAATGGGCATGAAATTCATGCAAAAGGCCGAGGCCGCTAAGAAGGAGGCGAACGATGCTCTCATCAAGCAGATCCGACGAGAGCTTGATGGTGAGGAGTTTGATGGTTCTGCTGATGAGTTGGAGGAAGTGGGCCGACGCCAATATGGTGCTGCAGATGGCCAGCCGTTCAAACCTGCTCTCGAGAAGTCAACCAAGGTGTCTAAGAAGCGCAAATCTGAGgatgccgatgatgatgatgatgatgatgacaatgTCATAATAACCACCAACGGCGCTGGCATCAACCCTGCTATTCCCAACATTACATCCCTCTCCGAACCTGCCTCTTCAGGAACCACAGGCGCATGGTCCCGCGGCGAGACACGCCGTAAGAAGAAGGGCCAGTCTAACACAAACATTGGTGATCTCGACCTCACATCCAACGTCCTTGTCGCCTCCAAGCCTAGCAAGTCCAAATCCAAGTCAAAAACACAGACTACAGAGGATGCTTCAGACGTCGAATCCGAAACAGACCTTCATCTACCTATGGCGATTCGCGATCAAGAAATGGTTGCTCGTGCCTTTGCCGGCGAGGACGTGGTCGGTGACTTTGAGGATGAAAAGACAGCTAtcgccgaggaagaggacgacaAGGTCATCGATAACACACTCCCCGGTTGGGGATCAtgggttggtgatggcgtGAGcgccaaggagaagaagcgtcACCAGGGCCGTTTCTTAACAAAGGTTGATGGTATCAAAAAGAAGGATCGCAAGGATGCCAAGCTGGACAAGGTCATTATCAACGAGAAGCGCATCAAGAAG AACGACCGTTATCTCGCATCTCAGCTCCCTCACCCCTTCGAGTCCCGCCAACAGTACGAGCGCTCGCTGCGTCTACCTGTTGGACCAGAGTGGCAGACGAAGGAGACCTTCCAGGACAGCACCAAGCCTCGTGTGCTCATGAAACAGGGCATTATTGCACCCATGTCCAAACCTACTATTTAG
- a CDS encoding Sodium/calcium exchanger protein-domain-containing protein codes for MSAKPHNHTADENSPLLNGGASSALNDTLGHRNGNGHISLSRDSSTMTFLFDSKHTPGIDNSNIAVRSLAYSWHIAKVTLLSNYVNFLLVMVPLGIVAGKMGWGSTAVFTINFFAIIPLAAVLSFATEEFSMKLGETLGGLLNATFGNAVELIVSIVALQRNEIELVQASMLGSILSNLLLVMGMCFLFGGIIHRGESGNGYEQSFSSATAQTTCSLMTLSSASLVIPAALYAVLDQSGSKEKAQSILTLSRGTAIILLLLYVLYLIFQLRTHSNLFDAENQNENGEEVEPEEPTIGPLAAIAVLCVTTVLVTVCADYLVDSIDDLVKTSGISRAFIGLILIPIVGNAAEHVTAVVVALRDKMDLAMGVAVGSSIQIALLVTPFLVIVGWIIGAPMTLHFETFQTVAFGVSVLVVTYTVQDGKSNYLEGAMLMGLYIIIALAFYATPSDVLDPGN; via the exons ATGTCTGCCAAACCTCACAACCATACAGCCGACGAGAATAGCCCGCTCCTTAATGGCGGTGCCTCGTCGGCCCTCAATGACACCCTCGGTCACCGCAATGGCAACGGCCATATCAGTCTCAGCCGAGACTCGAGCACCATGACGTTCCTCTTCGACTCGAAGCATACGCCTGGTATTGATAACAGCAACATTGCCGTCAGGAGTCTGGCTTACTCCTGGCACATTGCCAAGGTCACCCTTCTCAGCA ACTATGTCAATTTTCTCCTGGTCATGGTACCTCTTGGTATTGTTGCTGGTAAGATGGGCTGGGGTTCTACTGCCGTTTTCACTATCAACTTCTTTGCCATTATCCCACTCGCTGCTGTGCTGTCGTTTGCGACAGAAGAGTTCTCGATGAAGCTTGGTGAGACTCTTGGTGGCCTCCTGAATGCTACCTTCGGAAATGCCGTGGAACTTATT GTCAGCATTGTTGCTCTCCAGCGAAACGAAATTGAGCTCGTCCAGGCCTCTATGCTCGGTAGCATTCTTTCTAACCTTCTTCTGGTCATGGGAATGTGCTTCTTGTTCGGTGGTATCATTCATCGAGGCGAGTCGGGCAATGGCTATGAGCAgtccttctcttcagctacTGCACAGACAACTTGCTCCCTTATGACACTGTCTTCAGCCTCACTCGTCATTCCCGCTGCT CTCTACGCAGTTCTTGACCAGAGTGGCTCCAAGGAGAAGGCCCAGAGCATCCTCACACTCTCTCGCGGCACTgccatcattcttctcctgctctACGTCTTATATCTCATCTTCCAGCTCCGAACACACAGTAACCTTTTCGACGCCGAGAACCAGAACGAGAATGGCGAGGAAGTTGAGCCAGAGGAGCCTACTATTGGACCCCTTGCCGCCATTGCCGTCCTCTGTGTCACTACCGTCCTCGTCACTGTCTGCGCCGATTACCTCGTTGACAGcattgatgatcttgtcaagaccTCCGGAATTAGCCGAGCATTCATTGGTCTGATCTTGATTCCCATTGTTGGCAATGCTGCTGAGCACGTCACTGCTGTTGTTGTCGCCCTCCGTGATAAGATGGATCTCGCCATGGGTGTTGCGGTTGGTTCTTCTATCCAGATTGCCCTCCTGGTCACGCCCTTCCTCGTCATTGTTGGCTGGATCATTGGTGCTCCGATGACTCTTCACTTCGAGACTT TCCAAACTGTTGCCTTTGGAGTTTCTGTCCTCGTTGTTACGTATACTGTCCAGGATGGCAAATCCAACTACCTGGAGGGTGCTATGCTTATGGGTCTCTATATTATCATCGCATTGGCTTTCTATGCCACTCCATCCGATGTCTTGGACCCTGGCAACTAA
- a CDS encoding endo-1,3(4)-beta-glucanase encodes MKTRTILPVWLLWLTQGQVLALPQGQDDSADSWDDSNEEFKRDIETSAFQYLTTYDKEDIIPVTESVKVSTSKVGTTATAQVLPTLSDVEPHTEGFVVTDLYNPLLTEPAVLSTSIPSPTSLLKPLKSTTNNAVPSGLSKMAAAPNIFANPIDTSAPPSMFERKTTHPVAKTPMVTQNGPIGTNKFYSNFYLGDQKNPVYTYPYSLTWAGGTGPAASWGMSISHIEASQRTYGDVQSNGAVEFYVNPVGIQSMIISAKELGKDTVLTMDSIGPHYAKAYLKKDSKSAATITFPLYQGSVFTTAYFSGGTPWIQTGVYFRTMTQVTKDPKSNVRKYNFVLEDGTTWRLYAYKTKGDPLTLKVTNNGLASSAKPFYGFIQIAKDPKVGQSEAVLDNGCGIYATGMTVSGNTVGKQGTYSFTWTKAGHATGKLWVFALPHHVSSFDATTKKEMRTYSLQTPTKGIATAVGGTTWTMVESALPVDMGFAPWDPAKGSRGLTANAKKIIAPIAKSEVSQDMDAQANTDSMYFSGKALAKFGSIIYVINNMLGDKALAQAGLLKLQQAFARFGSNKQSYPLVYESVWGGVVSSASYKTGQAGSDFGNTYYNDHHFHYGYHVLAAAYIGSMDSKWLAANKAYVNSLVRDYANPSSSDKYFPMWRSFDWYHGHSWAHGLTPMWDGKDQESSSEDMMSVYALKMWGTVIKDTNMVARANLQLAVMSRAMQDYYYYTTSNTVQPKNFIGNKVAGILFENKVHHTTWFSAAIEAVQGIHMIPILPVSNFARTATFVQQEWDTYFSKGRVDKFNNLWKGIIYGNYATVQPKTAWTFFTQSKFDPNWIDGGASRTWYMAYAAALGQI; translated from the exons ATGAAGACCCGCACCATCTTGCCCGtatggcttctttggctaACCCAGGGACAAGTCCTAGCCCTGccccaaggccaagacgACTCTGCTGATTCCTGGGACGATTCTAACGAAGAGTTCAAGCGAGATATCGAAACATCTGCTTTCCAGTATTTGACAACCTACGACAAGGAGGATATCATTCCCGTCACCGAAAGCGTCAAAGTCAGTACTAGCAAGGTTGGAACCACTGCGACAGCTCAAGTCCTTCCAACTCTTTCAGACGTTGAACCTCATACCGAAGGTTTCGTTGTAACGGATCTATACAATCCTCTTCTCACAGAACCCGCTGTCCTGAGCACGTCGATCCCCAGCCCTACAAGTCTGCTTAAACCACTTAAGTCTACTACAAACAACGCTGTACCATCTGGTCTCTCCAAAATGGCTGCTGCTCCCAACATCTTCGCCAACCCCATCGATACGAGTGCTCCTCCATCGATGTTCGAAAGGAAGACTACTCACCCTGTTGCCAAAACGCCCATGGTCACCCAGAACGGCCCTATTGGCACGAACAAGTTTTACTCCAACTTCTACCTTGGTGATCAGAAGAACCCCGTCTATACTTACCCCTACTCACTCACATGGGCGGGCGGCACTGGCCCAGCAGCAAGCTGGGGCATGTCTATCTCTCATATCGAGGCGTCACAACGTACATATGGCGACGTGCAATCTAATGGTGCCGTCGAATTTTACGTCAACCCTGTTGGTATCCAGTCTATGATCATCTCGGCAAAGGAACTTGGCAAGGACACGGTCTTGACTATGGACTCTATTGGCCCTCACTATGCTAAAGCTTACCTCAAGAAGGACAGCAAGTCAGCAGCAACGATCACCTTTCCCCTTTACCAAGGCAGCGTTTTCACGACTGCGTACTTCAGTGGTGGTACACCTTGGATTCAGACTGGCGTCTACTTCAGAACTATGACACAAGTGACAAAAGATCCCAAGTCCAACGTGCGCAAGTACAACTTCGTCCTTGAAGATGGAACCACCTGGCGTCTGTATGCTTACAAGACCAAGGGTGACCCTCTTACCCTCAAGGTCACCAACAACGGTCTTGCTTCCTCGGCCAAGCCATTCTATGGCTTCATCCAAATTGCGAAGGATCCCAAGGTCGGCCAGTCCGAGGCAGTTCTTGACAACGGTTGCGGTATCTATGCCACTGGCATGACAGTCAGCGGCAACACTGTTGGCAAGCAGGGCACTTACAGTTTCACATGGACCAAAGCTGGCCACGCTACCGGAAAGCTTTGGGTCTTTGCTCTTCCTCACCACGTCAGCTCATTCGATGCTACaaccaagaaggagatgaggaCGTACTCGCTCCAGACACCTACCAAGGGTATTGCTACTGCTGTTGGAGGAACCACCTGGACGATGGTCGAGTCTGCGCTGCCCGTCGACATGGGCTTTGCTCCCTGGGATCCAGCGAAAGGTAGCCGTGGTCTGACTGCTAATGCGAAGAAAATCATCGCACCTATTGCCAAGTCCGAGGTCTCGCAAGACATGGACGCGCAGGCTAACACAGACTCGATGTACTTTTCTGGAAAG GCTCTGGCAAAGTTTGGTTCCATCATCTatgtcatcaacaacatgcTGGGAGATAAGGCTCTGGCACAGGCTGGCTTACTCAAACTTCAGCAGGCATTTGCCAGATTCGGTTCGAACAAGCAGAGCTACCCTCTTGTCTACGAAT CCGTCTGGGGCGGAGTCGTTTCATCTGCATCCTATAAGACAGGCCAAGCAGGATCCGACTTTGGAAACACCTACTACAATGATCACCATTTCCACTACGGCTACCACGTCCTCGCTGCCGCCTATATTGGCTCTATGGATAGCAAATGGCTTGCTGCCAACAAAGCCTACGTCAACTCTCTTGTTCGTGATTATGCGAACCCGAGCAGCAGTGACAAATACTTTCCCATGTGGCGAAGCTTCGATTGGTACCACGGCCACAGTTGGGCTCACGGTCTGACTCCCATGTGGGATGGCAAGGACCAGGAATCGAGTTCCGAGGACATGATGTCTGTTTATGCTCTGAAGATGTGGGGTACAGTGATTAAGGACACTAACATGGTCGCGAG AGCAAACCTCCAGCTTGCCGTCATGTCACGAGCTATGCAAGACTACTACTACTACACCACGTCCAACACCGTGCAGCCTAAGAACTTCATCGGCAACAAGGTCGCGGGTATTCTGTTCGAGAACAAGGTCCACCACACAACATGGTTCAGCGCAGCCATTGAGGCAGTCCAGGGCATTCACATGATTCCTATCCTCCCCGTATCCAACTTCGCACGAACCGCCACATTCGTTCAGCAGGAATGGGACACTTACTTTAGCAAGGGCCGTGTCGACAAGTTTAACAACCTGTGGAAGGGTATCATCTATGGCAACTATGCAACAGTTCAGCCAAAGACTGCCTGGACTTTCTTCACCCAGTCCAAGTTTGATCCCAACTGGATCGATGGTGGAGCATCAAGGACATGGTATATGGCGTATGCTGCGG CTCTGGGCCAGATTTGA